From the genome of Oryza glaberrima chromosome 1, OglaRS2, whole genome shotgun sequence:
TTCCATGGGCTTGGGTTGAAATCGATTGAAATTTTCTGGAAGATGAATAATTCTGGAGTGAAAGCTACAAGAAGTACTTTTATTGCTCTGTTGTCAGCTTGCAGTCACTCTGGACTTACTGATGAAGGATTGAAGTACTACCATCTTATGATAGAACATTTTGGGATTATCCCAACCCCAGAACACCATGTCTGTGTTGTAGACATGCTTGGGCGTGCTGGTCGGCTGCAGGAAGCACATAAGTTTGTGGAGAGTTTACCATCGAAACAAGCACATGGAATCTGGGGTGCGCTGTTAAGTGCTTGCAGCAAGAAATCTGAACTGAAGATGTGTGAATCCGTTGCCAAGCATTTGCTCTGTCTGGAGCCTGAAAATAGTGGATATTATGTGACCATGTCTAACCTGTACGCGTATCAAGACATGTGGAGTGGCGCAGTGCAAGTCAGGGACATTTTGCAAGATAAAGGATTGATGAAGCCCCGTGGCCGCAGCATCATCGGTTAAACTGTAAGTTCAATCACCACagaagctatatatatgtattataggCACAGGTCGAAATCGCCATTAATGtgtgaaatgttttttttttctcaagaccCCAGATACTTCTTGTTTCATGCTCGATAGAACATGGTACAAGTATTGAATATATGATTCcgctacagtttttttttttcatgatcatTTTTtagccatgcatatatattaacTGCTGCTAACCATGTGTAATTTCTTCTATTCCTTGCAAGTCACAAATCTAAAAATGTATTAAGAAAAATGTGGAGAAGGGTATACATGCAAATACTAAATTCTATAGGGATGGTATAAAAAAGTAGTTATAAGAGGGGAATAGGCACCAGATGAGCAgaagcatggatggatggatggctcTGTTTGAGACACGCCACCACCCAATCGCTCTCTGCATTCCCCTCCCCCTCTGCACCACTCAAACCCCGACCTCCCTCTGCATTtcacccctcctctccttccttcctccttggCGCtcatccaccaccacctcctccaagAGCCACCAAACGGCAGCAGGATGGCCGCTGTGATGAAAgctctcgccgtcgcctcgccgatCTCGGCACGAGCACAGCCCCGACGATGCCCCGCAGGTATGGCTCTCTGTGAAGCTGCATTTTAATTTCTTCGAAGTAGTTATTATATTCCTGGGCTTTGTTCTTGCTTTGATAGGTCAGAATTGATTGTTTGAagttatgtttgttttgttgcaTCATGCTTGTTATACTTTGCTAAGAATGTAATTTTCCTTGGATTAACATGATATAAAGCTAAGTTGTTTTTCTTAATGTAATATACCTCTGTCTACTGAGCACATAGCTAGTTAGCCACATATTATTTGATCACTAAACTGTGGTTCAAGGTTTCAGGCCTTGGGAAGCTCAGAAAATGGACTGTACTCTCAACTCTGTAGTCGTAGAGCTACACAGATTACTTGGCTTATATCTCACATTCATAGTAGTTGACTTATCTGACGAACTTTTCTTCTCTGAATGAAAGCTAtgtggaaagaaaaaaacatatgcgTAGTATAAAGTTTTAGTGATTACCGGCTCAGAGATATCTGGAAAAGAATTAACCTGATACACAGAAATCAGGATTGAGACATGGAATTTTCTTACATTTTTGAGGACTGAAATGAAGATAAATTGGTCCATACACAATATATTTTACTTGTAGCATAATCAACACACCTTTGCTCATATAAACATCGTGTATCTTAATAGAAAcgtttcagaaaaaaatggcATTATCTGACCTGGATGTTGAGAAATGCAGtcagaaacatttttttttctcagagaTTGTCCCATTGAAATCACCCATATTAAGCAAGAAGATCCAAAGGAGCTCAACAGCTCAAGCCTCAAGCCATGATCAAACATATCTGGTGTAGCATTTGATTGTTAAACAGCAAAATAACCCATGCACCATGTTAATTTACCTGTGAAACTATCAAGGTAATACTACTAAATATCAGTCTATTTACTGCTATGCATTTTGGCATTTTTCAGGTTCGTCAGGCGGCCCTAGCCAAAGCCTGCATTCATCGTTCGGCGGCGTCTCCCTGCAGTGCCGGCGCACGAAGCCGGCGTCCCTCCACCGGAGTCGGCCGTCGATGCAGGTGGTgatgatggcggcgaggccggcgatcCAGTTCATCCAGGGCACCGACGAGCAGACGATCCCGGACGTGCGGCTGACCAAGTCCCGGGACGGCACCAACGGCGTGGCCATCTTCACCTTCGACCAGCCGTCGGTGTTCGACTCGtcggcggagctcggcgacaTCACCGGCTTCTACATGATCGACGACGAGGGCGTGCTCCAGTCGGTGGACGTCAGCGCCAAGTTCGTCAACGGCAAGCCGGCGCTCATCGAGGCCAAGTACGTCATGCGCACGCCGCGGGAGTGGGACAGGTTCATGCGATTCATGGAGAGGTACTCCCAGGCCAACGGCCTCCAGTTCGTCAAGAAGTgatcgccttttttttttctccttttttcccccCTCACACTGCCTTGAGCATGTACTGTGTGCTCTTTCAGTGTAAATAcctctgaattctgatcatCATAAGCTCGATACATGATGAGTTGTTTGGTGTGTGCATTGATTGCGTTTCTTCTATGAGTGCAATTTTGTATTCGTAAATGCCCCTATAAGCATTTCAGAGATTAATATGGAGTAAAATtactatagtactccctccgtattttaatatatgacgccgttaacttttcgaTCGACGTTTGAcaattcgttttattcaaaattttggtgcaaatatgaaagtatttatatcatgcttaaagaacatttgatgatgaatcgagtcacaataaaataaatgttaattgtataaattttttgaataagacaaatggtcaaacgttagataaaaagtcaacgacgtcatacattaaaatatggaggtagtagtatctGATTAGTAGAAAACATCGTACTCAGTGCAACACTGATAAATACAAGGAATCATAACAGATGATTGGTAGTCATCCATAAATGCTTGCAAGCTGAATTCCGCCGTGCTTTGTTACAGGAAAAAATACattataatattatttaaaataaataaaaatacattttttaagAATGTGTTATCCATCTTTTTACTATAGACATATccatctaaatattttttttaacgaactgGTAAGTTGCCAATCATATCCATCTAAATATGATTTTACATGTGACTAACCATTTAGATTTTATTGTTTTCTAGTATTAATaggttcaaagggttatttacaaaatttatcatGGTAGGTGGGGTCCACCACTTTTGTAAAGGAGTATAAATTTAAACGTGAAATATATTTGTGTTTGTGGATAAAGGAAGTATAATTTATGAGTACGGTCAGCAGCTGCCTAATTGTCCTGTCAGTGTCAGGTGGAGTTAATTAAGCAATTAAAGGAGTGAGTTAGCTTAGCTGTGGGCTTGACAAAGAGGATCAAACAGAGACATATTGGTGGTGTCTGGTGAGCCGGCTGCGTTCTTTAGGAGGGGTTGGGACCTCTCCCCTTCTCACGGAAACGGAGTGACTgattagtatatgattaattaagtattagtaaaaaaattaaaaataaattaatataattttttaaagcaatttttatataggaactttttgaaaaaaaacacatcgtttgaTAGTTTAGGAAGCGTGTGCGTGGAGAAAGAGGGAGGTGAGGTTAGGAACTCGAAGGAAAGATCACAGCCCTAGAGCAGTATTAAGTTGATTCACCTGGTTAATTCTAGCAGGTCAGCACGGGCTAGTGGCTTGGCTGTTCCTGTCCTAAATGGGTCGCGGCGGCAGCAGACACAACGCATGTGGCTGCACTGGAATCCAGCCTAGAAatgcacacacacgcacacacttTGCCCTCTTTTAACAATTGCAATCTGGTATCTCTgcctgtgtttagatctaaagtttggatccaaaattcagtccttttttatcacatcacacataacttttcagtcacatcatcttcaattttaactaaaatgtggaagcCTCCATCTCTCCCTCCATCTGTAATAAATGTGGTATAAATGCTTGTCGGTTTGTACACCTGACCGTCCTTTCTCTGGGTAACTTTGGGTTCCTGCTCTTCAGTACACACTCCAATATTTGTTCAGCTTCTCTTGAGGAAGGAGGGTTCATGTTTTCGACGAAAACAGATAAATAACTGTGGAATTTTGAGGTTTCAACATGAGACAAAGTAGATTCCGAGTGCAATTTCAAGTGGTTTTCGAGTATTCAAAAGTTGAAcattaaatttaactaaaaatttatcaaaatctGATTGAAACTTGGTGAAAACCAGGGGGTCGAGTTTCGACGCTCAATCAGAAAGGTGAACCGAGAAAACATGCTTAGCTAGGATGGTCGAGATTCTCAT
Proteins encoded in this window:
- the LOC127760538 gene encoding photosystem II reaction center PSB28 protein, chloroplastic; protein product: MAAVMKALAVASPISARAQPRRCPAGSSGGPSQSLHSSFGGVSLQCRRTKPASLHRSRPSMQVVMMAARPAIQFIQGTDEQTIPDVRLTKSRDGTNGVAIFTFDQPSVFDSSAELGDITGFYMIDDEGVLQSVDVSAKFVNGKPALIEAKYVMRTPREWDRFMRFMERYSQANGLQFVKK